The region CTCCGGCGCGGCGTCACGTCGCGCCGGGCAATGCCTGAAGGTGGTGTTTGCGTGCGCTGGGCCTCGGCGGTGTCGACGCACAAAGATCTGGATGCAGCCCTCGCCGCTGTGGCGGCGTCGGTGCGTTCCGAGCTCGAGGAGCAGAGCCCCGATTTCGCCCTCGTTTTCGTTTCGCCCCACTTCGCCTCGGTGTACGAAGCGCTCCCGGCACGGCTCGCCGCACACCTGCCAGCGCGAACGCGGCTCGGCTGCTCCGCCGGCGGCGTCATCGGCGGCGGGCGGGAGCTGGAGCAGCAGCCGGCGCTGGCGCTCATCGCGGCCTCGCTCCCTGGGGTGACGCTGCACCCCGTCGCCCTCGAGGCGGAGGCGTTGCCCGACGCGGACGCTCCACCGCGGGCGTGGCACCAGGCGCTCGGCGTGGCGCCCCAGCCGGCCGCTCACTTCATTCTCCTCGCCGATCCGTTCACTTTCCCGGTCGAGCGTTTGCTCGCAGGTCTCGACTACGCCTACGCCGACGGCGCCAAGATCGGCGGACTCGCGAGCGGCGCTGACGGCCCGGGCGGCAACGTTCTCCTCCTCGGGGCGGAAGCGCGGCGCAGCGGCGCCGTGGGTGTCGCCCTCGCCGGCGACATCGCCGTGGACACCGTGGTGGCGCAAGGATGTCGACCGATCGGCCGCACCCTGCAGATCACCCGTTGCAACGAGCACATTCTCTTCGAGCTCGATGGCGTACCGGCGTTGCAGGTGTTGCAGGAAATCGCCGCCGTCGCGCCGGAGCGGGATCGCGAGCTCATGGGTCAAGCGCTCTTCCTCGGTCTCGCCATGGACGAGCTGGCGCCGACGCTCGGTGCGGGCGATTTCCTCATTCGCAACGTTCTCGGCATCGACCCGCGCCATGGTGCGCTCGCCATCGGCGCGCACCTGCGCCAAGGACAGAGCGTCCAATTCCATGTGCGGGACGCTCGCACCTCCGAGGACGACCTGCAACTGGTGCTGGAGCGCTTCGCTGGACGTCCCGAGGCGCAGGATGCGGTCGGGGCGTTGCTCTTCTCCTGTCTCGGACGGGGCATCCACCTCTACGGCGAGCCCGATCACGACAGCGCCGTCTTCCGCCGCCTCCTCGGCGGCTTGCCCCTCGGCGGTTTCTTCTGCAACGGTGAGATCGGCCCCGTGGGGGGCCGGACGCACGTCCACGGCTTCACCAGCTCCTTCGGCATCTTCCGTCCTGCCACGGGCAAAAGTGGGAGCAATAGGTAGCCCGCACACAGCGAGCCTCTCGCTGCGTCAGGAATCTCATCTCGCCTCCTGACGAATACTTAAATCGACACGTCGCAAACACTTGACGCTCACTGTCGGGAGCGCCGCGAATTCCCTTGACCCTCCCTCAGGTGTCTCCCTATAGTCCGCCGCGGGGATGAAAGAGGTGGAAATAGGGTTGGATCGGATCAAAGTGAGTGACCCTGGAGCATGGCCGAAACCGAGCGTCAGAGGTTCATCGGGACGCAGGTCCAAAGCATCGATCCCAAGGGGAGGCTCGTCCTCCCGGCTCGATTCGTCCGACTTCTGCCCGAGGGGCAGACCTCCATGGTCCTCACCGTCGGCACCGACCCCTGCCTTCTCCTCTACCCCCTAGACGAATGGAACCGGATGGCGGACGGGCTGCGGGCCCTGGCGAGAAACGAGGCCACGCGCAACGCCATCCGCTATCTCAGCGATTTCAGCACCGAGTTGGAGCTGGATGCTCATGGCCGGCTCACGGTGCCGCGGGAGTTCCTGAAGCTGGCCGGCATCCAACGCGAGATCTCGGTAGTCGGCCTGCTGGATCACATCGAGCTCTGGCCGCGTGAAGTTTACGAGCGGCGCGCCGAGGAACGGCGGCTGGTGGCGCGGCCGATTCTGGATGGTCTGCAGTGAGCGCGGGGGTGCCCGCGCTGTGGGGTGGAGGATGGCGGGTTCAGAGCGTGCGGGTCAACGGCTGCGCGTGTTGATCAGCATCCAGGGCCCTGTGGCGGTGGCGCATTGCGCGGGCACCCTCGATCGTCGCAGCGTGGACGAGTTGGCGACGCGACTGCGCCCCCTGCTCTTCGCCGGGGTGCGCGGGGTGGTGTGTGCGTTGGAGCGGGTGGAGCATGTGCACTTTCAGGCGCTGGAGCTCTTCGTGGAGCTGCACCGCCTGGTGCGTAGCGCCGGTGGTCACTTCGTACTCGCTGGTGCCACGCCCTACGTGCGGCAGATTCTGGATTTCGGCGGCGTCCCGGCGCAGGTGACGGTGAGCGCGAGCCGGGGCGAGGCAGTCGAGGCCCTGCAGGCGGAGTTGCCCCCCGCTGCGGCAGCGGCGAGGTCGAGCGTGCAGCCGTCGTTGCTCTGATGGCCGGTGAGCGGGGGCGGCCGGCGGAGTCCGGCGCCCGCGGCTCCACGGCGCACGTGCCGGTGCTGTGCGACGACGTGGTGGCCTTCGTCGCCCAGGGGCCAGGGGAGCAAGTTCTCGACGGGACCGTGGGCTACGGGGGTCACGCCGAGGCGATTCTGGCGGCGCTGCCGCAAGCGCGGCTCGTCGGCTTGGACGTGGATCCGGAGGCGTTGCAGGCGGCAGCGCAGCGTCTCCAGCGCTTCGGCGACCGGGTGCAGCTGCTGCACGGCAACTACGCAGGGATGGATGCATGTCTTGCAGAGCTCGGCATCGACACGGTGAGCGCCATCGTCCTGGACCTGGGCGTGTCGTCGGCGCAGATCGACACCGCGTCGCGGGGCTTCAGCTACCGGCAGCCGGGACCGCTCGACATGCGCATGGATCCGACCGCGGCGCGCACCGCGGCGGAGTTGCTGCACACGGCACCGATGGAGGAAATCGCCCGCGTCCTGCGGGAGTATGGAGAAGAGAGGTCGGCCCGGAGGATCGCCCGCGCCGTCGTGGAGGCCCGGCTCCGCGCGCCGCTCGTGACGACCACCGATCTGGCCGCCCTCGTTCGCTCGGGTTCCGGGCGCAAGCCAGTCTCGACTCTTGCGCGGGTTTTCCAGGGTGTGCGGGTGTGGGTGAATGGGGAACTGGAAAACTTACGTCAAGGTTTGGGGCGATCGCTCGGCGTGCTTGCGCCCGGTTCCATTCTCGCGGTCCTCAGCTATCACTCGCTGGAGGATCGCCTGGTGAAGCAGTTCTTCCGCCGGCAGGAGGAAGGCTGCATCTGTCCGCCCGACCTGCCGCGTTGCGGCTGTGGTTTCGTGCCGGGCTTCCGGGTGCTGACCCGACGGGCGGTGCGTCCCGGAACGGCTGAGGTGGCGAGGAATGTGCGGGCGCGCAGCGCGCGCTTGCGGGTGCTGCAACGCTTGCCCTGAAGGGGCGGCAACGATCGAGGCGAACGGGCCGCGTCACTGACGCGGCCCGTCGTGTCCGGGGGGATGCTCTCCATACGCGCGCGTCCATCACGGGGAAGGAGCCGCGCCCGTACGGTGCGGCAGCGGCTGCGGCGCTGGTTCGAGGACT is a window of Candidatus Krumholzibacteriia bacterium DNA encoding:
- a CDS encoding STAS domain-containing protein, with the protein product MAGSERAGQRLRVLISIQGPVAVAHCAGTLDRRSVDELATRLRPLLFAGVRGVVCALERVEHVHFQALELFVELHRLVRSAGGHFVLAGATPYVRQILDFGGVPAQVTVSASRGEAVEALQAELPPAAAAARSSVQPSLL
- a CDS encoding FIST N-terminal domain-containing protein, with amino-acid sequence MRWASAVSTHKDLDAALAAVAASVRSELEEQSPDFALVFVSPHFASVYEALPARLAAHLPARTRLGCSAGGVIGGGRELEQQPALALIAASLPGVTLHPVALEAEALPDADAPPRAWHQALGVAPQPAAHFILLADPFTFPVERLLAGLDYAYADGAKIGGLASGADGPGGNVLLLGAEARRSGAVGVALAGDIAVDTVVAQGCRPIGRTLQITRCNEHILFELDGVPALQVLQEIAAVAPERDRELMGQALFLGLAMDELAPTLGAGDFLIRNVLGIDPRHGALAIGAHLRQGQSVQFHVRDARTSEDDLQLVLERFAGRPEAQDAVGALLFSCLGRGIHLYGEPDHDSAVFRRLLGGLPLGGFFCNGEIGPVGGRTHVHGFTSSFGIFRPATGKSGSNR
- a CDS encoding division/cell wall cluster transcriptional repressor MraZ, coding for MAETERQRFIGTQVQSIDPKGRLVLPARFVRLLPEGQTSMVLTVGTDPCLLLYPLDEWNRMADGLRALARNEATRNAIRYLSDFSTELELDAHGRLTVPREFLKLAGIQREISVVGLLDHIELWPREVYERRAEERRLVARPILDGLQ
- the rsmH gene encoding 16S rRNA (cytosine(1402)-N(4))-methyltransferase RsmH produces the protein MAGERGRPAESGARGSTAHVPVLCDDVVAFVAQGPGEQVLDGTVGYGGHAEAILAALPQARLVGLDVDPEALQAAAQRLQRFGDRVQLLHGNYAGMDACLAELGIDTVSAIVLDLGVSSAQIDTASRGFSYRQPGPLDMRMDPTAARTAAELLHTAPMEEIARVLREYGEERSARRIARAVVEARLRAPLVTTTDLAALVRSGSGRKPVSTLARVFQGVRVWVNGELENLRQGLGRSLGVLAPGSILAVLSYHSLEDRLVKQFFRRQEEGCICPPDLPRCGCGFVPGFRVLTRRAVRPGTAEVARNVRARSARLRVLQRLP